The Ziziphus jujuba cultivar Dongzao chromosome 12, ASM3175591v1 sequence ttaaaaaaatttattctcttctattaattattattattttaatataataccaTTTTCATGGGATACAACCATTGAAGCCCATTATCGTAGTAATTACTTATTACAATTTTTGAATGGCTCACTTGCTTTCCCAAATGGCCGCTTCtgctttttcttctccttcttcttcttccaccgGTAGAGTGAAACATGATGTTTTCTTGAGTTTCAGGGGTGAAGATACACGCAACAATTTCACTGCCCATCTTCATGCAGCTTTGCACCACAAAGGAATTCAAGCTTTCATTGACAACTACCAGCTGATAAAGGGAGAAGAAATCTCACCCTCGCTCTCTTTAGCGATTCAAGAGTCAAAAATCTCCATTGTTGTGTTTTCTACGAACTATGCATCATCCAgatggtgtttggatgaacttgTAATGATCATGGAGTGTAGAGAATCACGCGGACAATTGGTTTGGCCCATCTTCTTCAACGTTGAGCCGTCCCAAGTGCGAAATCACAGTGGTAGTTTTGGAGAGGCATTAGCCATGTACGAAGCTAATCCCAGTCAGAAGTACAAAGAAAAGCTGCCCAAATGGAAGATTGCTTTGAACAAAGCTGGTAATCTATCCGGATGGCATTTAACCATTGGGTATACATACATATCTTTATCttctaatttatcaaaattattgttgtagtgtgtgtatataatatatatatatatatatttagaatcccacttaatatttttgtaatgaaATTCTCTATAAATCATATACAAACAAGCTGATAAGTCAGAGCAATaaagtgtgtgtatatatatatatatatatatatatagaacaccACTTAATATTTTTGTAGTGCAAATTCTCTATAAATCATATACAGACCAGCTGATAAGCCAGAGCAATAAAGTGTATTCATCATCCATATGTATgattctttcttttgcatattcTTGAAATTAATCTTTGATATGGGCAGAGATGAATCTTTGTTAATCCAGAGAATTGTGGAAGCCGTTTTGAGAAAATTGGATCGCACAACCCTGTATGTCGCCAAGTACTTAGTTGGTATAGAAGCTCGTTTAGAAAATTTGGGTTCATTAATAAGTCGAGGAGGGAATGATGTCCGAATGGTTGGGATATATGGTATTGGTGGTATAGGTAAGACAACCATTGCTAAAGCTGCTTTCAATAGATTTGCTGATGAGTTTGAAGGTTCAAGTTTCCTTGCAAATGTTAGAGAAACCTCGAAGCAATATTGTGGGCTGGTTAAATTACAGGAAACAATTCTGTTTGACATGTTTGGGGATAGAAACTTAAACGTTGGGAATACTCATAGAGGTAGCAACATCATAAGGTATAGGCTTAGTTGCAAAAGAGTACTTATAGTTCTTGACGATGTGGATCAGTTAGATCAATTGGAAACATTAGCAGGAGGGCATGATTGGTTTGGCTCAGGAAGTAGAATTCTCATAACTACTAGATATAGGCACTTTCTAACAATTCATGGAGTTGATCTAGCATATCAGGTTGAGGGTCTCGATGATTATGAAGCTCTTGAACTTCTTAGCTGGAATGCTTTTAAAGGGGACAAACCTATAGAAGATTACTATGAGCTATCCAGACGTGTCGTAGGTTATGCAAATGGGCTTCCTTTGGCTCTTGTAGTTACAGGTTCCTTCCTATGTGGTAGGAGCAAACTTGAATGGAAAAGTGCCATTGATAATTTAGAAAGGAAACCACATGAGCAGGTTTATGGAGTACTTAAATTAAGTTATGATGCTTTGCAGGATGATGAAAAGGCTATCTTTCTTGATATTGCATGTTTCTTTGTTGGAGAAGACGAAGATTATGTAATCAAACTGCTTGAGAGTTCTTCTAATTTTTGTCCAACCATCGGAATTGGAGTTCTTACTGATATGTCTCTCATATCCATAGAGTCTGGAAAAGTGCGAATGCATCTCTTAATACAGGAGATGGGCTGGCAAATTGTTCGGCAAGAATCTCCTGAAGTTGGCAAACGCAGTAGATTGTGGTTACCTGAGGATGTTTTTCATGTATTCTTAGAAAATATGGTAAGGGTTGCTTAAAGGAGCTTAATTGATCTTTTTACTTTACAAGTAGACTTTTtttcctataatttttttttctttttctttttttggtttaggTATTAATGCATCACGTGCTCTGCTTTGAACTATTTAGGGAACAAATGCAATTGAAGGCATTAAGCTGGAGTTACCTGAACCGAAAACCCTATACCTGAGTGCCAAAGcattcaaaaaaatgaaaaggctaCGAATGCTTATTTTTCATAATGTAGTTCTTTCTACAACCATTGAATATCTTCCTACTGGGTTAAGGTCAATGGATTGGCATGGATATAAGTTTCCCACATTGCCATTAAGTTCTGGTCCGAAACAGCTTGTCAGACTTAGCATGCTTCATAGCAATATCCAGCAACTTGGGGAAGGATTTAAGGTAAAATTAATGGGCATGAATTTAGTAGATTCTTATAGTTACATTGTTATTTTCTTAGAAACTCATTTGCATAATGtttctgttttctttctctttgtttgcAGAATTTTGAAAACCTGAAACTTGTGAATTTAAGTTCCTCCAAATTCTTAACCAAAATCCCTGACCTTTCAACAGCACCAAACCTTGAGAGCTTATCCCTTTCTTATTGTACAAATTTAGTTGAGATTCATGAATCTGTTGGATCTCTTAATAGGCTGAGCACATTGGACCTTCGGTTTTGTTCTAACCTTAAGATTCCTCCAAGCAGTCTTCGATCGATAT is a genomic window containing:
- the LOC107428826 gene encoding disease resistance protein RPV1-like isoform X1, with the translated sequence MAHLLSQMAASAFSSPSSSSTGRVKHDVFLSFRGEDTRNNFTAHLHAALHHKGIQAFIDNYQLIKGEEISPSLSLAIQESKISIVVFSTNYASSRWCLDELVMIMECRESRGQLVWPIFFNVEPSQVRNHSGSFGEALAMYEANPSQKYKEKLPKWKIALNKAGNLSGWHLTIGDESLLIQRIVEAVLRKLDRTTLYVAKYLVGIEARLENLGSLISRGGNDVRMVGIYGIGGIGKTTIAKAAFNRFADEFEGSSFLANVRETSKQYCGLVKLQETILFDMFGDRNLNVGNTHRGSNIIRYRLSCKRVLIVLDDVDQLDQLETLAGGHDWFGSGSRILITTRYRHFLTIHGVDLAYQVEGLDDYEALELLSWNAFKGDKPIEDYYELSRRVVGYANGLPLALVVTGSFLCGRSKLEWKSAIDNLERKPHEQVYGVLKLSYDALQDDEKAIFLDIACFFVGEDEDYVIKLLESSSNFCPTIGIGVLTDMSLISIESGKVRMHLLIQEMGWQIVRQESPEVGKRSRLWLPEDVFHVFLENMGTNAIEGIKLELPEPKTLYLSAKAFKKMKRLRMLIFHNVVLSTTIEYLPTGLRSMDWHGYKFPTLPLSSGPKQLVRLSMLHSNIQQLGEGFKNFENLKLVNLSSSKFLTKIPDLSTAPNLESLSLSYCTNLVEIHESVGSLNRLSTLDLRFCSNLKIPPSSLRSIYLETLDLSSCSSLESFPKIVVKMKNLKKLSLSRTAIKELSGLSTTPKLESLDLDHCTNLVLIHESVGFLNRLSTLDLQFCPNLITLPSSLLTGYLETLNLTGCSSLESIPNIVVEMKNLKRLSLSGTAIRELPSSIGNLVSLQILNFASCKKLEHVPSSIYKLHQLEHLGLGGCSKLSKFPKSIFFSNSDEMFPSLELLPDVIKVAPGRSLRLPFPMLKSLDLQKCNISEVDFLVTSSGFNNLEQLNLAENKFVSLPSIRRLAKLWYVDLNNCEFLQEIPELPGNVAFLFASGCKSLNTHKNATANIIPNKKCSEIQVILSGHDIPHWFSNKLEQQSITTSCGGSHKWCFTSNFIVHSNKFKTVKGIIICAVFEFDCVAVTFSLHLDTEHASYLFHALSFDSNKHKNLNPRTFISVKSGHMWLHYIPGDFICLSELPFGIRYRYKVTFSAILKERIENVISKCGIHILWDEDEIKVACPFQNSGSQPSKRSFAVYNTYEDSESCWFPQQKRYCEPLRIKETVTDQNMKQKQSTNIQPTMES